From a region of the Amphiura filiformis unplaced genomic scaffold, Afil_fr2py scaffold_503, whole genome shotgun sequence genome:
- the LOC140145639 gene encoding LOW QUALITY PROTEIN: uncharacterized protein (The sequence of the model RefSeq protein was modified relative to this genomic sequence to represent the inferred CDS: inserted 2 bases in 2 codons): METYVQVVSSQVNNSANSSHRTHDNLPREERQALKSLRTRTDIIIKPADKGSAVVVMDRQKYIDETMKHLNNRTNYALVDSDPTDSFSQQIQTTLDDMHARDELTDKAHAFLSPTDSKAARFYLLPKIHKPGNPDRPIVSGNGSPTENISLYVDHFIKPIVSQTPSYIHDTPDFLRKLEAITDQIPSTAIIGTCDVSXLYTNIPFSEGIAATCEALSRSDHTSPPLXDLKTLMNHVLTKNNFTFMGEHYLQVFGTSMGTRMAPSFACLFMSRLEEQMLDAAPCRPWIWWRYIDDVFFIWTREEDSLHTFLDHVNSFHRTIKFTSELSHHQVNFLDVTIRKENDSLVTDLYTKPTDSHQYLHSSSCHPQHCKSGIAYSQALRLRRICTHDSEFSQHARDLKRNLTTRGHSAHKVQQAINKVKSLP, translated from the exons ATGGAGACATACGTGCAGGTTGTTAGTTCCCAAGTTAACAATTCTGCCAATTCTTCCCACAGgacacatgacaacttacccCGTGAGGAACGCCAGGCACTCAAGTCTCTCAGAACCAGGACTGACATCATCATCAAGCCTGCTGATAAAGGATCTGCTGTGGTTGTCATGGATCGCCAAAAGTACATCGATGAGACCATGAAGCACCTCAACAATCGTACTAACTATGCTCTTGTTGATTCTGATCCTACTGACTCTTTCTCTCAACAGATACAGACCACCCTGGATGACATGCATGCTCGTGATGAATTAACCGACAAAGCCCATGCATTTCTTTCTCCTACAGATTCTAAAGCTGCTCGATTTTATCTCCTCCCCAAGATCCACAAGCCCGGGAATCCTGATCGACCCATTGTATCCGGTAATGGTTCCCCCACTGAGAACATATCTCTCTACGTTGACCACTTCATTAAACCCATTGTTTCACAGACTCCGTCATACATACACGACACCCCGGACTTTCTCAGGAAGCTTGAAGCCATCACGGACCAGATCCCCAGCACTGCCATCATTGGCACTTGTGATGTGT TCCTGTATACTAATATCCCATTCAGTGAAGGAATTGCAGCTACCTGTGAAGCGCTGTCTAGAAGTGACCACACCAGTCCCCCAT ATGATCTGAAGACTCTCATGAATCATGTACTAACTAAGAACAATTTCACCTTCATGGGAGAACACTATTTACAGGTATTTGGGACATCGATGGGGACCCGCATGGCACCGTCGTTCGCCTGCCTCTTCATGTCTAGGCTTGAAGAGCAGATGTTGGATGCTGCCCCTTGTCGTCCATGGATTTGGTGGAGGTACATTGACGATGTGTTTTTCATCTGGACCAGAGAAGAAGACAGCCTTCACACTTTCCTTGACCATGTCAATTCCTTCCACAGAACTATTAAATTCACATCTGAACTTTCTCACCACCAGGTCAACTTCTTGGATGTCACCATCAGAAAGGAAAATGACTCCCTTGTCACAGATCTCTACACCAAGCCCACAGACAGTCACCAGTATCTACACTCTTCCAGTTGCCATCCCCAACATTGTAAAAGTGGTATAGCATACAGCCAAGCTCTCCGCCTCCGCCGCATTTGTACTCATGATTCTGAATTTTCACAGCATGCTAGGGACCTCAAGAGGAACCTTACAACTAGGGGACACAGCGCACACAAAGTGCAACAGGCCATCAACAAGGTCAAATctcttcccag